In the Budorcas taxicolor isolate Tak-1 chromosome 1, Takin1.1, whole genome shotgun sequence genome, CCTCTCAACTCACAGACTGTCTCCAGGCCCGCAGTCATTTAGAAGCGTCGGCAAGGCCTCTGCGATAGTGAGGCCCGCTGCCCACTGACTGCGGGTTCGGTAAAGATAGGCCCATTTCCCTCCTACACTTTGCTCCTGCTTCCTTGTAGCCAGGCCTAGACACAGGGATGGGGCCTAAGGGAATCCTCCCCATCAGTTCCCCCTGCTCACCTTAAACACCTGGAGCTCTTCCAGAAGTACTTCCTCAGGCTCTGCAGAGCTCCCCCCCTGGAGGGCAATGACCTTGAGCACGGACCCTGAgtctggggcaggggaggaggggtcaGTGGGAGAGGAAGGAGCAGAGGGGCAGCTCAGGTCCCCGCACACCTCCCCTGCCCGACCACCCCATGCAGCCCACCTACCAGTCCCCAGAAAGATGACGTCGTAGGTCCCGTCTTCTGCCTCCACACGGTCCACCACGATCTGACGTAGCTGCTGCGCCAGATGGGTTTTGACAAGGACAGGGCGACCCCGCCGGGGACGCACGGGCCGGAACATGAGTGGGTGGGCTCGGGCAAACTGCAGCACCTCATCCGGGTAGTCCTTGGTGCTGCCAAAGGGCCGTCCTGGCTGTGCAGTCATCTTACTGGGGCACTGTAGGCCGTGGCAAAGGGAGCGCCTGAAGCCTCCTGGGTTGTCGcattccccacccccagtctGTGTCTAGACTCCACTGGCTGTTCACACCAGCCTCCGAGGGACAGCTTGTGGACCCTTCATGCTGTATGAGAGACTCCTCAGTGCAGTCAGGGCTCCgctcccctcctcaccccacccagCCCAGCCGCTGCCCCGGCGCTTCGCGCAGACCCAAGCCTGCCCTTGGCCTCTAGAGCCCCTCCCAGCATCTACTCAGCCCTCTTCTCTGCCCTGGTCCCAGGCAGATACTCACCATGCCAGGACGTGGAAAGGGCACCTTGCCCCCGTAGGGCCCCCATTGGTGCTGGGGACCATCTTGGTGGGCAAAGGGCCCCTTGAAGACTTCCCAGATATCAGCCATGTGGTACACACAGACGGCATAGCCCTGGAACACAGCACTGCAGAGGACAGGCCGGGATAGTCAGGCCAGGGAGGTTCTCAGAGACAGGAAGGGGGCAGCCTAGTTCCATAGGGAGGATGATGGTGCCTGCGGTCAGCAGAGACGGGAAAACAAGGACACCCAGGCAAAGGATACAGCCGCAGAGTCACCGAGTCAGGGACAGAGTCAGGGACCCCTGGCTAGGCTGGGATGGGAGAGCAGGGGCTCAACAGGGGAGGCCAGGGTGCAGAGACAGGGCCgggggtggaggtgaggggaggcTATCTGCCCACCTGACTGTGCTGAACAGCGCGTACACCTCCAGGCTCTTCCCCAAGTTGGGCCACAGCAGGAAGACGTCCTCTGGGAGACAGAAGGCCACCGCCAGTGCCGCGCGCTCACGGGCTCTGAGCCCTCTCCAGCCCTCACCCCACGTGCTCTGGCCATGCCCTTACCCAGCTGGTCGAAGTGGGTCTCGGCGCCGCCAGGGCCAGGCACGGAGCAGAGCAGCCTGGCCTTGAGGAAGGTGCTCCACTTGTTCACCAGCACCCGCTGGCCGCCCGCATcgttctggggggtgggggccagtCAGCCTCGGGGCCCGAGGACAGCCCCCCGCTTCCTGCTCCTCCACCCTCACCCTTGGAGGGAGGCATGGATGTCAGCCCCACACCCTCGCCTCAGTTTGCCCACTGTTTCAGGTGGGGACAGGGCTGGGAAGACGTGTACGGCCAGGATTCCAGCCCCACTGTCGCTCCCACAGCTCTCACCACGCAGACGCGGCCCACTCGGCTGACGGTGGCACGGCCCGGGCCTCCGTCAGGCGAGGGGACCGTCTCCGAGAAGAAGAAGTACACCTTGTCATCGTCCGGGTCGGGATTGTCAGGGATCCGGGCAGCCAGCACAAACCTGGGGTCTGGGAGGCAACAGCGAGGAGTTGGCAGGGCCCTCACGAGGAGGAACAGGGCAGGGGTGAGCCAAAGAGGAGGAGAGGCgcagggaccccagggaccccacTGGGTCTTAGGGAGTGGAGTGGGGATGGGCAGCCCTCCAGTCCCCACTCCCTCCTCGCTGCCGGTGCTGGGGCAGAACCCAGTTAGCCTTGCCCTTCGCAGAGCCCTGAGCTCACCGTGCAGGAGGTTCTGGTCAGAGTCGGAACGCAAGGCTGGTCGGGGACCCCCAGACCGGAAGATCATGGCCTCATGCCCCAGGAAGTCGGCATTGAGGCCTGTGTACAGCTCCCCTCCTAGGGTTGGGGTAGGGGCAGAGTCAGGGGAGGAGGGCCAGGCCCTGAACCCAGCCCATCCCTTTCCCATGATGCTGGCCAACCCCCACCCTTGTCATGCCGGCCCTGGCCTGGGTGTCACCCACCTACAAAGGTGCTGGCGAAGGGACGACTGGGCTCGTGTGGGCATCTCCCCCTCCCACTTTCCATGCTTCGGGGCTCCAGATGGAGCACATGCTGGGAAGAGGGACGGAGGGAGAGGTGTTACCTGGGAAAGCAGTGCCAGCCCCCGGGCAGTGGCCATTGCGTGCGGCCAGACagtgggggtgggtggaaggCGCCCTCATTCAAGACCTTGCCAGTAGGGGCGGCTCCTTGGCACAAAGGCGCCTTTCAGGCTCTGACCCCTCTGCCCTGACCCAGGCTCAATGGGTGGAATTCAGACAGCAGGAGGAAATGTCACAGCTTCCCAGCCCTTTGTGGGGCCGCTGCAGCTCACCTCTCCTCGATGCCCAACAGCAAGGAGGGCACAGGTGGGCTGGAAGGCGCCAGTGCCACACGCCAGCAGATGGGTCCGGTTGTGGGGGTGCAGCAGCCGTACAAAGTTGGCGCACTCCACCTGCGgaagggaggcgggggtgggtcTTGGGTGAGACCGAGGTCTGTTCCACACGGCCCCAGCTCAGGCACCTGGGGTCAGGGCCTGTGTTGGTCAGGGTGGGGGACCGTCCCTCCTGATAGCACTCACCAAAGGATCTCTTCCCTTGCGAACGCACTCCTCTCTCTGTCCGGGCTGCGGTGGCCACAGGACCTGAAACACAGCCAGGTCAGCCTGGCTGACCCCTGACCTCACAGCCTCAGTTGCCCCAGTCAGCCTCCTGTCTGGAGTCACCTAGCCCTCAGAGGGAGTTGCTTCCCAGACAGTCCAGCTCACCTCCCGGGGATCCGGCCACGTCTGGTCCAACCGCAGAGAGTAGATGGCATCACGGCCGCCCAAAAACAGGCGGTCCCGGTACTCGTCCAGGTACAGGGCCTGAAGGTCCAGGGAGCCCCGGGGGCCCAGAAAGATGGCAGAGCGGTTGGCAGATAGGAGGTCTAGGAGGGAGCCGAGGGAGGGGGTCAGAGCTGCTGCTCAGCCCGCTTCTCCAGCCAGTGTGTGGAGGTGGAGGGTCCCAGCTGTGCGTCTACCGCCCCCCACACACTCACATCTGGAAAATGTTTCCATCCACAGGGCTGCTGGAGGGCTTCTGGGAAGTGActcctgggggtgggtgggacagGGGACTCAGAGCCCCCCACCCAGCCAAGCCCACCCAGAGGCCTGCCCCCTTTCCCTCCACTCCATGGCCCCCTGGTCTTCAGTTCACATCTCCTTCCCCCAGCCCATCTGTGCTCTACCGGCTCCTCAAGGAAGACGGCCCCACCAGCAGAACTTACGGCTGCAAGCTGGGCAGAGTGCTGGGAGAGCCTGGAGGAAGGCTGGGTGCCCTGAGCAGCATACAAGGCTGACTCAGCGGGACGGGCAGACAGACAGGGGAGAGCGTTCCCAGCAGAGGGAGCATCTGCCTAAGGCCTGGCTGTGGGAGAGGCCAAGTAGGGCCAGGCGGATCTCTAGGCTCTGGTCCAAGGACATGGCTGAAGAGGGTTTTCTCCTCCATAGATGCTGCCTATCCAGGAATGGAGGTGGCTATCTGCAAATGATGATCCCAGGAGGTAGGAGTCCTGAAATAGGTCCCTGGGGTCCAGCTAGGTCACTGGAGGAGATGGGTGTGCAAACAGACAGCAAGATGTCTGGCCACCCTTGGGGAGGGGGAATAGCCAAGCCTGCCCCAAAGGTCAACTTTTCTATGCCCAAACACTCAACTCTGTTCCCAAACTCATTAAcagcctcttccaggaagccttccatgaCTGACAGTACTTTGTAGATTTGCCCTATTTGGACCTTTTCTTGTAGCCTGACTTCCCCAAAGCCACAGCTCCCAGGGCAGGACCCCattccaccccctcctccccaatccccccaccaccacactcCCTTCAGACTCCACAGTGGGGCCATGTCCTCTGCCCCCCAACTCTCCAGAGAAGGCCTGAGTCTTGCCCCTTGGACTGGGGGAAGGTGACCATCCCTCTGGTTTCCCCAGGAAGAAAACTCTGTGGCAAGCCTGTGTCTCATCAGATTCACAAGAGGCTTGTGCCGGCTGCAACACAATATGCCAGGTTAGATCTGCAGAggaacttcctggaccaggatgGGCAAAGAAGGGAAGCTACACAGAGCCTCATGGATGGAAGGCCAGCATTACAAAGTGGGCTGCCAGAGGTAGGAGTGGGAACAGGGTTGTGGGGATTGGCTGAGGGGCCCCCTCTTCCCCATTGCCTCCCCTGGGCAAGGAgcccagctgagagtggacagatCCTCCAGACTtgccctctctgcccctccccatctctctctgcCACCTCTACTGagctccctctccttttctctacAGCCCCCTCACTCAAGTTCTCCCCCAGTGTGTCTCCGTCTCCCAAGGATTGGTCCCCCTCCCCCTGGCCTCCTCCCAGGAGCCTCTGGCGGCCAGAAGGGAGCACATGGCCGGGAATAACTGTAAAGTCCTTCCCGCAGGCTGTGCTAGGAGTGGCTGATCCCCCCTCCGGCTGGCAGGACAGACTGCCTGGGGCTGGCTAGAGTCCCACACCTGGGGCACAGCAGGGTCAGGGGCTCCATGGACACGCACACAGAGAGCACTGCCCTACCTCGGAAGGAGAGCCGCAGGCGGGGCACGCTGGGGCCGGGGCTGGGACTGCCGCCCCGGAGGAGGAGGCACCCCAGGAGGCAGCAGACGGCCCAGGCTGAGGGGGCCATGCTGAGGAACAGGGGCGCAAGCTGCTTGCAGAGCTGCCCTGGGTCCCGCTGCTGCCGCTGGTTGTAGTTTGCCCAGTTGCCGCCAGGCCTGCTTCTGCTACTTATAAGGCAGCGGCTCCACCCCGTCCAaggcggggaggaggagggaggggtcaaGTGCCCCGCCATCCACCTGCAGCCTCTCCCTCCACCTCAGCTGGCCCAGTTGGTGGCTCTGTGTCAGAATAGCTGCTTCTCCATTTGGGAGACTTTTTTTTCTGGCCAGGCTATGGATGGTTTATACGGAAATGTCCATAAACCCAAGTCCCTTGGCTCTAGCAAAATGTCAAGGGGGAGAGCGAGCCTGGAAGGGAGATCAGAGGTTGATGAGCTGGATGGGTGGTCTAGCTGGGCTCTCTTTTGCTCCTTGCCCCTCCACTGCCCATGATAGGGACCCCCCCATAGGTTGATTCTGTGCCCAGGTTCCTAACACCAAGAGTCCAGCCCCCTGAAGCCTTGGCCTGGCTCCCCAGCTCCCCTGGCAGGGCCCAAGTTGCCTAGGGGTACTCATTCCAGCCCAAGGGACTCCGTGCTTTGGAAGAGGACTTGAAGTCTGGCCGCACTTTACAGATCTGAAATTGGCAACAGATGAATGGCCAGACTTCTCCACCCAGGCCTATTCCTGTCTGGCCTCCAGGCCCCACATCCCATTTCACTGGGTCAGGAAACAGGATTCACCTTGTGCCAGAGAAGCCCCCTttgccctgcctccctcctccagtTCTCCCAGAGCCCCAGGGCCCAGAGCATCACCAGGTGAACGGTGGGTTCTTCCCAGACTTCCCCTCTGCCTGTAGGCCCTCTATCTATGGTTCCTCCAGAGTGAAGGTAGGGGAGGGTGCTCATGCCCCCATTCCGTCTGCTCTGAGCACTGATCCAGGGGACAGGAGAGTCGCGGAATAGCAACAAGAGGGGAGATGAGGCTGAGAGGCTGAATAAGGACACTCGAGGAGACCCCGCTCCCAACATCCCTGCAACTGTAGTCCCTGTCTCCACCCTCCACAGCTGCCACCCCATCCCATTCCAGACCCATACACTCAGAATCTGAAGCCTCGGGTGCTAAGATTTCAACCCTGAGCCAGCATCTTGGTGCTCCCAGGATTCTAGAAACTTTTGTAAGTTAGGCCTCCTGGAGAGATGAGCCTGAACCCTCGGATGGCATCAGAGAATGAAAGAGGTGGTCCAGGCCACATAGCAGCCTGGGAACAGGACTTGCTCTGTCCTGCCCCTTTGCCCCTAAAGGTACTGGAATCCCACCTCCCTTTCTAGCTCATTCCTGAAAGGGAAATAGatcaatctctttctctctctctctttttttttttttaaattggaaacaaATCAGTCTCTTGAATCAGCATGAGAAGGACCCAGGGACCTGGAAACCTGTCTCCCGGTCCCCATCTCCTCTAGAAATATGCGTGCCTCCCGACCTGGGATTGAGCAAGGGTCTACTCAGGGAGGCCACCCTTCCTCTGGATCTCCTGGAGAACCTTGGGCAAGGCCCTTCCTCTCTGAGGGGGCCCCTCAGTCTCAGTCTCCTTCCAGAGCCAGGGACCAGCCACCTCAGGGGCACCAGGCTCTATAAACTGGCAAGAGGTGCTTGTGCAGCGGCTGCCATGATGGCGGTCATATCCTGGGTCCCTGGAAGGGTAGAGTCCCTCTGCATCCGTCTCCCCGGGGAGATGTTTCAGCCTGTCACCCAGGCCAGGGGGCAATGTCTAGCTGGAGACTGAGCTGGACAGCCCCTCAACCAGCATGTGGCCACCAGCTGTGGGCGGGAGGCCCAACACTCAGCCTGCCAGCTCACCCTGGGGATCTAAGCTCAGCCAGGCCCCCAGCTATGACCGCAGGGGAGGCCTGGGTTTACTCAGGCAGGATGTGGAGGCAGCCCATCCCACACTGCAGAAAGGCAGCCCGTGGCATGGGCTGAACTTGCGTGGCCTCACCAGGCCCTCTTCCTTTCTGGGCCTGGCTCCCAGTCTAGGAAGTGGGGTAAGGATCTTCTGTAAAGATCTCTGcttgcagggaattccctggcggtccagtggttaggcctccgtcctttcattgctgagggcctgagttctatccctggtccaggaactaagatcccacaacgtGTGTGGCGcggccaaacaaaacaaaacaaattttagaTCTTCACTTGCTGGCTGCAGGTAAGAAAAAGACCCCAAGTGTGCCCTTGATGGCTGAGATCAATGGGCCCAGCCACAGACATCTTGTGCCATCTAATGGACAAAGTCAGAACTGCTGGAGGTCCAAAAGCTGCTGGCTGGGTCAGGCCCTGGATGGGCAACAGGGCCACGCAGCAGAAACTACAGCCTCTTGACACAGCACACAGTAAGTAACCAGGCAACCTTAATACGAAGagagaggcaggggcagggggagatGCTCCAGTGATTGCTTcttgttaaaatgttttaaaagttacttgtttattattattttttccttagtttcaggtatatggcaaagtgatttgcatatatatatatatcctttttcagattattttccattatagattagtACACgattttgaatatagttccctgtgctctacagtaaatcgttttaatctattttatatacagtagtgtgtatctattaatcccatactccttATTTATTTCTCCCCCTCTTTTCTTCCgttggtaaccataattttgttttctgtctgtgagtctttctatTTTATAAGCAAGTTCCTTTGtattatgttttagattccacatataaatgatatcatttcTGTTTgactttctctatctgacttacttcccttagttTGACCATGTCTAGGTCCACCCagtgttgctgcaaaaggcaatattttactcttttttatggctgagtaatattccattgtgtgtgtgtgtgtacgtttgtcgtcatttagttgctaagtcacgtccagttcttttgcgaccccgtggactacagcccaccaggctcctctgtcgtcgggattttctaggcaagaatactgggagtgggttgccatttccttctctgggggatcttcccgacccagggatccaatgtgcatctcctgtgtctcctgcgtcggcaggtggcttctttactgctgtgccacctgggaagccatggacATATCTTTTTGCATTagggttttcatcttttctggacataggcccaggagtgggattgctgggtcacatggtaactctatttttcattttttaaggaacgttttccatactggctgcaccaatttacatttccaccaacagtgtagacgggttcccttttccccacaccctctccagcattcattctttgtagactttacaaattttttttattagagaatagttgatttacagtgttctgttagtttcagctatacagaaaaatgaatgttATGTATATGTCCACTCTTTGTTAG is a window encoding:
- the SEMA3G gene encoding semaphorin-3G isoform X1 translates to MAPSAWAVCCLLGCLLLRGGSPSPGPSVPRLRLSFRDLLSANRSAIFLGPRGSLDLQALYLDEYRDRLFLGGRDAIYSLRLDQTWPDPREVLWPPQPGQREECVRKGRDPLVECANFVRLLHPHNRTHLLACGTGAFQPTCALLAVGHRGEHVLHLEPRSMESGRGRCPHEPSRPFASTFVGGELYTGLNADFLGHEAMIFRSGGPRPALRSDSDQNLLHDPRFVLAARIPDNPDPDDDKVYFFFSETVPSPDGGPGRATVSRVGRVCVNDAGGQRVLVNKWSTFLKARLLCSVPGPGGAETHFDQLEDVFLLWPNLGKSLEVYALFSTVSAVFQGYAVCVYHMADIWEVFKGPFAHQDGPQHQWGPYGGKVPFPRPGMCPSKMTAQPGRPFGSTKDYPDEVLQFARAHPLMFRPVRPRRGRPVLVKTHLAQQLRQIVVDRVEAEDGTYDVIFLGTDSGSVLKVIALQGGSSAEPEEVLLEELQVFKVPTPITEMEISVKRQMLYVGSRLGVARLQLHQCETYGSACAECCLARDPYCAWDGASCTRYRPGTSKRRFRRQDIRHGNPALQCLGQSQEEETAGLAATTTVYGTEHNSTFLECLPKSPQAAVRWFLQRPGDERPEQQVKTDERVLQTEQGLLFRRLNRLDAGTYTCMTLEHGFSQVVVRLALEVIVPAQLDILFPREPRPEEPTARGGPVSPYSKAWYKDIMQLIGFANLPRVDEYCERVWCPSRSRSRSKQAKGKSWVGLELGKKVKSRVQAERNRTPREV
- the SEMA3G gene encoding semaphorin-3G isoform X2, translating into MAPSAWAVCCLLGCLLLRGGSPSPGPSVPRLRLSFRDLLSANRSAIFLGPRGSLDLQALYLDEYRDRLFLGGRDAIYSLRLDQTWPDPREVLWPPQPGQREECVRKGRDPLVECANFVRLLHPHNRTHLLACGTGAFQPTCALLAVGHRGEHVLHLEPRSMESGRGRCPHEPSRPFASTFVGGELYTGLNADFLGHEAMIFRSGGPRPALRSDSDQNLLHDPRFVLAARIPDNPDPDDDKVYFFFSETVPSPDGGPGRATVSRVGRVCVNDAGGQRVLVNKWSTFLKARLLCSVPGPGGAETHFDQLEDVFLLWPNLGKSLEVYALFSTVSAVFQGYAVCVYHMADIWEVFKGPFAHQDGPQHQWGPYGGKVPFPRPGMCPSKMTAQPGRPFGSTKDYPDEVLQFARAHPLMFRPVRPRRGRPVLVKTHLAQQLRQIVVDRVEAEDGTYDVIFLGTDSGSVLKVIALQGGSSAEPEEVLLEELQVFKVPTPITEMEISVKRQMLYVGSRLGVARLQLHQCETYGSACAECCLARDPYCAWDGASCTRYRPGTSKRRFRRQDIRHGNPALQCLGQSQEEETAGLAATTTVYGTEHNSTFLECLPKSPQAAVRWFLQRPGDERPEQVKTDERVLQTEQGLLFRRLNRLDAGTYTCMTLEHGFSQVVVRLALEVIVPAQLDILFPREPRPEEPTARGGPVSPYSKAWYKDIMQLIGFANLPRVDEYCERVWCPSRSRSRSKQAKGKSWVGLELGKKVKSRVQAERNRTPREV